The sequence CTCATTGGCTACCATTACGCCATGCTCAGGCATTGCCTAAGCGATCGCGCAGCTGCGTCCTCCCGTGTTTCGCCCGACGATTCCTAAAACGGGGCAACCTCAATTCAAAAGGATTTTGCATGAAGTTTTATGATTACATCATTGTCGGCGGCGGCTCCGCCGGCAGCGTCCTGGCCAACCGTCTCAGCGCCAACCCCAAAACCAGCGTCCTGGTCCTTGAAGCGGGCCTGCCCGACTTCCGCCTTGATTTCCGCATCCACATGCCTGCGGCCCTGACCTATCCCCTGGCCGGAAAGACCTACAACTGGTGGTACGAATCCGAGCCGGAACCGCACATGCACAACCGGCGCATCTACCAGCCGCGCGGCAAGGTGCTGGGTGGATCAAGCTGCATCAACGGCATGATCCACATTCGCGGCAACGCCATGGATTATGAGAAATGGGCCCGTGAAAAGGGCCTGGAGAACTGGGATTATGCCCGCTGCCTGCCGTACTTCAAGCGCTTTGAATACCGCCTTAAAGGTACGGACGAATATCAGGGCGGCGCAGGCCCGCTGTATCTGACCAGCCCGGATTGCGACAATCCGCTCTTCGACGCCTTTTTCCAGGCCGTGCAGGAGGCCGGATACCCCCTGACCGACGTCAACGGCTATCAGCAGGAAGGGTTCGGCAAGTTCGACCGCACCACCTACCGCGGCCGGCGCTGGAACGCGGCCCGGGCCTACGTCCACCCGGTCAAGAACAGGCGCAACCTGACCGTCAAATGCAAGGCCACGGCCCATCGCATCCTTTTTGAAGGCACCCGCGCCATAGGCGTGGAATACGAACGCCTGGGCCGCATGCACCGCGTGAACGGCGGCGAGATCATCAGCTGCGGCGGGGCCATCAATTCCCCGCAGCTTCTGCAGCTCTCCGGCATCGGCAACGGCTCGGAGCTTCGCGAGCTGGGCATCCCCGTAGTCCACGACCTGCCGGGCGTGGGCGAGAACCTGCAGGACCATCTGGAACTCTATGTGCAGTACGCCTGTACCAAGCCGGTCAGCATGTTCCCGGCGCTCCAGTGGTGGAATCAGCCCTGGATCGGACTGAAATGGCTTTTCGGCCAGACCGGCGAGGCAGCCACCAACCATTTCGAGGCCGGCGGCTTCGTGCGCGGCAACGACCAGGTCGAGTACCCGAACATCCAGTACCACTTTCTGCCCATCGCCATCCGGTATGACGGGTCTTCGCCCAACGCGGGGCATGGTTATCAGGTCCACGTCGGCCCCATGAACACCGACGTGCGTGGTCACGTGAAGATCAAAAGCTCCGATCCCAAAGAATACCCGTCCATCCTGTTCAACTATCTGTCCACGGAACAGGAACGCCGGGACTGGGTCGATGCAATCCGCCTGACCCGAAAGATCATGACCCAACCCGCCTTTGACAGCTTGCGCGGCCGGGAACTGGCCCCGGGCGAAGACGTGCAGACCGACGAGGCGATCCTCGATTTCGTGGCCCGGGAAGGCGAGAGCGCCTACCACCCGAGCTGCACCTGCAAGATGGGCTACGACGACATGGCCGTGGTCGACAGCGAACTGCGCGTGCATGGCGTGCAGGGACTGCGCGTGGTCGACGCCTCGATCATGCCCTATGTGACCAACGGCAACATTTACGCGCCGGTGATGATGATCGCCGAGAAGGCGGCCGACCTGATCCTTGGCAACACGCCGCTCGCCCCCGACACCGCGCCCTTCTACCGGCACGAAAAAAGCACGGCCAAGGAGAAGAAATGATGGAAAAAATGATGCACGTCGACGGCCGCTGGACCCGCGCCCACTCCGCGGCCACGCGGGACATCATCAATCCCTTCGACCAGAGCGTCATCGCGACCGTTTCGGAAGGAAACCGCGAAGACGCCCGTGACGCCATAAACGCGGCGCGGCGCGCCTTCGACCAGGGTCCGTGGCCCAAGACCACGGGCCCGGAGCGCGGGCGGCAACTGCTGCGACTGGCGGACCTGATCGAACGCGACGCCGAGGAACTGGCCCGCCTTGAGACCCTGAACACCGGCAAAACCCTGGAAGAGAGCCGCTGGGACATGGCCGACATCACGGGCATCTTCCGCTATTACGCAGGGCTTGCGGACAAGGACGCGGGCGAGGTCATCGCCGCTCCGGTGCCGGACGCGACAAGCATGGTCGTGCGAGAGCCCGTGGGCGTGTGCGGGCAGATCTCGCCCTGGAACTATCCCCTGTTGCAGGCCGCCTGGAAACTGGCTCCGGCCCTGGCCGCCGGCTGCACCGTGGTCATGAAGCCAAGTGAAATCACGCCCTTGACCAGCATAAAAGTCACCGAACTGTGCGCGGAGGCCGGATTTCCGGAGGGCGTGGTCAACCTGGTCCTTGGCCCCGGGGCCACGGTCGGGGCGGAGCTGGCCGAAAACCCCGCCGTTGACCTCATCTCCTTCACTGGCGGCATCGAGACCGGCAAGACCATCATGCGCGCGGCGGCGACAAACGTGAAAAAGGTTGCCCTGGAACTGGGCGGCAAAAACCCCAACATCATCTTCGATGACGCCGATTTCGACACGGCCCTGGACTACATTCTGAACGGCGTCTTCTTCCACGCCGGGCAGATCTGTTCCGCCGGAGCCCGCGTCCTGCTGCAGGACGGCATCCACGACCGCATGGTTGAGGCCCTGGCGGAGCGCATGTCCAAGATCCGCGTGGGAGACGGGATGACGGACGGCACCCAGATGGGCCCTCTCATCTCGGCCGCGCACCGCGACAAGGTGGAAAGCTACATCCGCATTGCCCGCAAAGAAGGGGCCAGGCTGCTGCTGGGAGGCAAGCGCCCGGCTGATCCGGCCCTGGCCAATGGCTTTTTCGTGGAGCCGACCCTGTTCACGGACTGCGCGAATGACATGCGCATCGTGCAGGAGGAGGTCTTCGGCCCGGTCATCACCATCGAGCGCTTCAGCACCGAAGACGAGGCGCTGGTCCGGGCCAACAGCACGGTCTACGGTCTGTCCGCCGGCTTCTGGACCCGCGATCCGGACCGCATCCGCCGCATGTCATCGGGCCTGCGCTTCGGCACGGTCTGGGTCAACGACTTCAACGTCTATTTCACCCAGGCCCCCTGGGGCGGCTACAAGCAGTCCGGCCTGGGCCGGGAACTGGGGCGGCAGGGCCTGGAAGAGTACACGGAAGTCAAACACATTTTCCAGAACCACAACGCCCGGCCGATCAACTGGTTCGGCGTGTAGCATGCTGGGCCGGGATGTCCCGGCCTCCCAAGTCACTTCGCCTTTCATTTCAACAAGGGAGTTTCCATGACCATTGCAACACTGAAAAAAACCATCCCCGTCCTTGTCCTTCTACTCGCCCTCTTCATCGCTCCGGCTCAGGCCAGCCGCGACGACGTGCGCATCACCAGCGTCGGGTGGACCGATGTCACCGTGACCAGCGAGCTGGCCGTGGCCATTTTGCAGAGCCTTGGCTACTCCTCCTCCAACATGATGACCTCCCTGCCCATCTGCTATCAGGCCCTGGCCACGAACGAGGCCGACGTGTTCCTCGGCAACTGGATGCCGTCCATGGAAAGCGTAGCGCGTCCCCATTTCGATTCCGGCAACGTCATCCAGCTTGTGCCGAACATGACCGGAGCCAAATACACCCTGGCCGTGCCGAGCTACGTGGCCGCAGGCGGCCTCAAGGATTTCAAGGACATCGCCAAGTACGGCGACAAGCTGGAATGGAAGATCTACGGCATCGAGGAAGGTAACGACGGCAATGACATCATCGAATCCATGATCGACAAGAACATGTTCGGCCTCGGCAAGTTCGAGCTGGTCGCCTCCAGCGAATCCGGCATGCTGGCCCAGGTGCAATCCTTCATGCGTGAAAAGAAATGGATCGTCTTTCTGGGATGGTCCCCGCACAGCATGAACGAAAAGATCGACATGACGTACCTGACGGGCAGCACGGACGACACCTTCGGACCGAACGACGGCACGGCCACGGTCTACACCAACGTGCGCAAGGGACTGCCGCAGGACATGCCCAACGTAACCCGTTTTCTGCAGAACTACGTCGTGCCCGTAACCATGATGAACTCCATCATGGTCACCATGCACGAAAAGCCTGAAATGAAAGCCCGCGATGCGGCCCTGGACTGGGTGACCGCGCATCCGGACATGGCCGCCACATGGCTTGAAAGCGTGACCACCAAGGAAGGCAAGCCCGGCCTGCCCGCCTTCCTGAAGCTGCTTGAATCCCGCAAGTAAACGCGACCGGGGCGGGCCGTGCATGCACGACCCGCCCCGAAAACATTCATCCCCGTCCCTTGTGGCCGGGCCATTTTTCCATCCGCAATTCAGCGCATCAAGAGCAGACTGAGCGCCATGACCGCCATGCCGCCAACCAGGCCGAACAGGCTGTCATGCCCTTCTCCGTAGGCCCGGCTGGTGGGCAGGAGTTCGTCAAGGCTGATGTAGACCATGATCCCGGCCACTCCGCCGAAGAGAATGCCCATAAGCTGTGCAGGCAACACCCCGCCCGGCCCGCCGGCGAAAAAGAGGATGCCCAGATAGGCGATGCCCGCCCCGATCGGCTCGGCCAGTCCGCTCAAAAACGAGTAGAAAAAAGCCGTCCTGCGCTTCCCTGTGGCGTAATAGATGGGCACCGAGACGCTCACGCCCTCGGGGATGTTGTGCAAAGCGATGGCGATGGCAATGGCGACGCCAAGGCTCGGATCCTCCAACGCCGCCAAAAACGTGGCCAAGCCCTCGGGAAAGTTGTGAATGCCGATGGCCAGGGCGGTGAAAAGGCCCATGCGCAGAAGCTTCTTCTCATGTCCCGGCTGGGGTTTGGCAGGAGTCTTGGCCAGCCCGCAGCTGTGCTCCCCGATATGCAACAGGGTAGAGACCTTGCCGTGCAACTTGTCGGCGTCGGTCTCGGAAGGGATCTCATGCGGGTTGGTCTCTTCGGGAATGAAATTATCGATCAGTCCGATCAGCAGCATTCCGCCGAAGAACGAAGCCACGTTGACCCAATATCCCGCCGGATCGCCATAGTGCTCGACCAGAGCCTCCTGCCCCTTGAAGAAAATCTCCACAAAAGAGACGTAGAGCATCACGCCCGCCGAAAACCCCGTGGCCACGGACAAAAAACGGTAACTGGACAACTTGGCCGTAAAGGCGATGATGCTGCCGATCCCCGTAGCCAGTCCTGCGAAGGTGGTCAGAGCCAGGGCAAACCAGACTTCATTCATGGGCGCGTGCTCCTTGGTGCGTCAAAAAGCATCACGAACGAATGCTTTTACCGGGTTCAACGTCCTCGTCCTGTTCGAAAATGCCAAGGGACTGAGCTCTTTTTTTCCATTGCTGCCGGGCCAGGGCCTGCATGTCGGCCACGCTGTCCATCTCATCCACGATCTCCATGCCAAAGAGGGTCTCCACCACATCCTCCAGGGTAACCAATCCCCGAGTCCCACCGTATTCGTCCAAGACGATGGCCAAGTGCTGACGCTGGTCAAGAAAAAACTCCAACAGATCAGAAAGGGACAGGCTGTCAGGCACGGAAAGTATCTGGCGCTTCAAGGATTCCAAAGAGCCCTCGCAGCCGCCCCGGGACATGCAGATCAGCACCTCGTCCTTGAGCACGACGCCGGTGATGTCATCCAGATCCGCGCCGTAGACGGGCAGTCTGGAAAAAGGGGTCTTGGTGACAAAAGGCAGGGAGTCGGCAATGGTCATGTCCTGCTGCAGGGCCGTCATGACCGTGCGCGGAGTCATCACGGCGGTGATGTTTACGGACCCGAAGCGGAAGATGTTGCGGATGATTCGGAATTCATGCTCCTCCAGATGTCCGGACTGTTCCCCGATTCCGGCCATGGCGATAAACTCCTCGCGGCTGAAGACATGCGCTTTTTTCCCTCGGGATATCAGCTTGGTCAGCCCATTGGACAGCCAGACAAGGGGATAGAGAACCGTGATCAACATGTTGACGAAATGCGCCGTCACTCCGACGAAGGCCTGCCAGTACACGGCACCGATGGTCTTGGGTACGATCTCGGACAAAAACAGGATAAGCGCCGTCATCACCGCCGAAAAAAGGCCGATCCACGCATTGCCGAAAACCACGAGAGCCTGAGCGCCTGCCACAATGGCGCCCACCGTGTGGGCGATGGTGTTCAGGGTCAAAATCGCGGCCAGGGACTGATCCACTTTCTCCAGACGCAGTTTCTTCAGGACCTCCGCCCGTGCGGGATTCCTTTCACGCAAACTGGCGATATAGGACGGGGTGATGCTTAAAAGCACGGCCTCGGCCACTGAACACAAAAACGACAAACCCAAGGCCAAAAAAACAACGACGACCAGCAGAAAAAAATCCCCGCTCATGATGCCCGCCCAGTCGGCCCAGGACGGTTCGCCACCGAAGGCAACAGAAGACGTCCAGGCACGCAAACCCAAGACAAGATCAAGCAACCACGACAATATCGCACGAACAAGCGATCCTCCCTCTTTTAAAAAACGTGAAATGTCATCCGGCCTTCGCGTGACGAAGCCGGAGATTCAGGAATCGTCCACATGCCCCTCTTCAACGCAGACCGGACTCATTGAAGAACGTGTTACTCCGGGACGTCCCGCCGACACAAGATGTTTTGACATCTTGACATATCTGCCCATGCAGATACGTTCGCGGTCATGGAAAGAATCGCCGAAACACTCAAAGCCCTATCCGATCCCACACGTCTGCGCATCGTCAGCCTGCTCCGTCACGGGGAACTCTGCGTGTGCGACCTGACGGAAGCCTTGCAAACACCCCAATCCAAAGTCTCACGGCATCTGGCGTTTCTGAAGAACGCCGGATGGGTCAGGGCCCGCCGCAGCGGAAAATGGGTCTACTATCAGATCCTTGATTCCGAACCATCCCTACAGGCCTCAATCGCCCAGGCGCTGACAATGCATATTGCAAAACATCCTGTCTGCCTTGAAGACGACCGGCGTTATTTCGACTATCTTGCAACCAAATCGTCGCGATCCTGTGACTAAAACGACACAAGAAAAGATTCTGGGGGGTGAGCACTGGCGGGTCGTTATGGAATCCGGGATTTCACAGCCGGACTGCAGCGCAATCTGAAAGCAGGCCGAGCCGGAAAACCCAGCCTACGAGGGATTTCCGGATACATCGACGACCCGGTCCGGATCTCTGGGCAAGGTCAAATAGAACACGGCGCCCTGCCCGGGGCTGGTTTCCAGCATGATGGAACCTTTCAGGGTCTGGGTGACCAGATTGTAGACGATGTTCATGCCCAGACCCGTACCGCCGGAGCCTCGTGTAGTGGTGTAAAACGGATCGTAGATACGCTCCTTTTGCTCACGGTCCATGCCGATGCCCGTGTCGCGGTACGTCAGCACCACGTTTTCTCCGGCCTGCTCCACCTTGATGGATATCTCACCGGGCCGTCCGTCCGCGAAGCCGTGAATAAGAGAGTTCATGATCAGGTTGGTGATGATCTGCATGATCGCGCCGGGGTAGGAATCAAGGGACAGGTCGTCCGGGCAGTCCATGCGCACCTGATGCGGAGTGCGCTTGAACTGCGGACGCAGGCTGAGGAGAATCTGTTCCAGATAATTCTTCATCTCGAAGACGCGCTTCTCTTCAGAGCTCTGGTCCGCGGCGACCTTCTTGAAACTCTGCACCAGCTCTGCGGCCCGCTCCAGATTGGAAAGCACCGACCCGGAAGACTCCTCGGCCAGGGCCAGGTATTTCTCCAGATCCGAGCGCTTCATCTCCCCTTTCCCGTACAACTCCCGCAGCTGCCTCGTCCGTTCGGCCAGAAAGGACGCCGCCGTAACGCTGACCCCGATGGGCGTGTTGACCTCATGGGCCACCCCCGCCACCAGATCCCCCAGCGCCGCCATCTTGGCAGACTGGATCATCTCCTTTTGGGTGCGATGCAGTTTCTCAAGGGACTCTTCGAGACTTTGCTGATATTCGAGGTTCTGACGCTGCAAACGGGCCCGCTCCAGACACGTCTCCACCGAATGCAAGAGAATGTTCATGTCCTGAATGGGCTTGACCAGATAATCCCATGCGCCCCGCCGCAGCGCCTCCACCACGTCACGAATGTCTCCGGCCCCCGAGATGACCATGATGGGCGTCTGGGGCGAAAGTTCCTGCACCCGCGCCAGGACCTGCAATCCGTCCATGCGCGGCATGCGCAGGTCCACCAGGATCAGGTCGGGCCGATTGGCGGCAAAGACCTCCAGCCCTTGCTGTCCATCTCCGGCCTGCAAGACTTCATACCCGAAATCCTCCAGAAAATTGGCAAGACTCTCACGCACCGCCTGATCGTCATCGATGGTCAGCACCACGGATGTCTTGCCCTGGTTCATGACCGGCCCTCCGCGACCTTTTCCAAAATGAGGGTCTCGAAAATACCCATGTCCAGAACCGGCTTGAAAAGCACCTCCCGATCCGTCAGGCCGATATCCCGCAATTCGTTATCCAGCTGAAAATCCGTGGAACCGGTGTGAATCAGGCAGCGCACGGCGGGATGCAGGGTGTGCAACCGCTTGATGAACTCCAGGCCATCCATGCCCCCAAGGCGGATATCCACCACCGCCACCGCGACACTGCCCAGTTCGGAAAGCATCAAGGCGTCCTCCGCGCTCTCGGCCGTCAGGGTGACAAAGCCGCAGTCCATCAGGTACTCAGCCAGACTTTCCCGAATGTTCGGCTCGTCATCCAGAACGAGCACCTTTGTCGTGCTTTCCGCCATCGTGTTCTGCACCATTATGAAGCTCCGTCGGCGTCCTGGTCAGCCGGAACGAGAGGCAGATGAATGATGAAGACAGAGCCCTTGCCGGGACTGGAGTCCACATCAATCCTGCCGCCATGATTTTCAACTATCAGAAAATAGGACACGGAAAGGCCAAGGCCGGTGCCTTCCCCCACCCGTTTGGTGGTAAAAAAGGGCTCGAAAACCCTTTTGCGCAACTCTTCGGACATGCCCGGGCCATTGTCCTCGATCTCAATCCGCACCTCTTTGCCGGCCTTCATGACCCGCAGAATGAAGCAGGGAGGGCGGTCCTGCGATCCCATGGCCTGCGCTCCGTTACGGATCAGGTTGAAGAAGACCTGCTGAATCTTGCTTTCCTCGCAACAGATCAGTGGCAGGTTTTCCTCATATTCGCGGACAATCCTGATCTTGCGGAAGTCATACTGCTTTTTGAGATCATAGTCATTGGCCGCAAGTTCAAGAGTGCGATCCAGCAGGCCGCAGATATCGACCTCGGCCATGCGCAACGTGTTCTTGCGGCTGAAAGAAAGCATGTTCTCCACTATCCGCGCGGCCCGCAAACCCGAATCCATGATCGAATCCATCATGCGTAGGCAGCCGCGGCGCTCAAAATAGCCATGAATCAAGGCCATGTCGGTTCCAAGCTCTTCCGCCAGCTTCCTGTTCGCGGGCAACTCCAGAGACATCCTGTTTCTGATGACCTGCCCGTTTTGCAAAATTCCAGCCAGAGGATTGTTGATCTCGTGGGCCATGCCCGCAGCGAGACCGCCGACGGAAATCATCTTCTCCGACTGGATCAGCATTTCTTCGAGCCGCACCCGCTCCGTGGCATCGTCTATGCGGATAACCGCACCTTGCACATTGTTGGTCGTCAGGGGATAGACCGTGACATCCATATACTCGACCATGTCTTCCTTTTTTCTGGGCACCTTGGGTATCTTGACCGGGAGCCCGGAACTTACCGCAGCCCTGACCTGATCCATGCTGACCGGAGCATTTGGACACACATCCGTGACACGACGCCCCATGGCCTCTTCCGCCGAAACACCGGTTTTGAGTACCGCTTGCTGGTTCCATTGGGTCACGCGGCCGTCCACATCGACAGAGATCAGAATCGACGGCATCGAATCAAGAATGTTGCGGATGTAGCCTTCGGCCTCTTTGAGCTTCTGCTCGGCCTTTTCCCGGTGCTTGATATCCCGGAGCAGGTTCTCGCGCATGTCGTTGAAGGCGCGGACCACAATATCGATCTCGTCGGGCTTGGACGAGGTCTTGTCCAGCGAGAGCGGCTCCTGCAATCTGTCAATGGTCAGCCCGGAGGTGTAAAGAGCCATCCGGCGCAAATGGCGGGTGACCAGCATGTAAAAAATGAAGACAACAAGGACGGCCACCAGAAATATCTGCACGCCCTGGGTGATGCCGATGACCAGAATCTTGTCCCGCAGCCTGCGCTGGAGGGCGCTCTTGTCGGCGGCGACGATGAGTGTGCCGATCAGATCTATGCGCTCCAGGGCCCTGTACTGGAGAGGAAATTTTTGCACGTACAGGTTCTTCTCTTCGGCCTGCTTGCCACGGAAATACCGTATCCCCTCTGGAGTGATCACCTCTGCGTACATGATGTCCCGCATCTCCAGAATCCCTTCAAGCTGGACCAGAACCTGCGCTTCGTCCAGATGCCACAGGGCGCTGGTCAGGCTGGACAGGCGCGATGTGCGGATCTGCTCCAGCTGCGCGAGCATGGCTTCCTTGTCGTTGCGGTAGTCGAATGTCAGCTGCACCGCAGTGCCGAGCAGCGTGAACACGGTGCTCCCGAGCAGAATCCAGAACAGCAGTTTGCGACCCAGTCGTCCGCTGACATCGGTTGAGAGGATTCGAGAGGAGGTCGCCATCTGCCCACCGCTGAAAAATTTGACTCCGGGCATGCCCGACCGGAAAATCCCGGCTATTCCCAATGCATTGTAAACATATCGGCAAGACTTTGAAAAGCAAAACTCTTCTCCGCCAAGAAGGCCCCCGCAGCTCTTAGGGAAAGACAATGGAAAGGATGACGATCACGACCAGGGACGGCAACAGGCTGGACAGACGAATAACCGTCAGACCCAGCAGATTGATGCCGATGCCAAGGATCAAGGTTCCGCCCGTGGCCGTGAGCTGGGCGATAAGATAATCCGAAAAATAGGCCTGAAAGGAGCCTGCGAAAAGGGTCAACAGGCCCTGGTAGAGAAAGACCGGCAAGGCGGAAAAAAGCACCCCCGCCCCGTA is a genomic window of Desulfomicrobium baculatum DSM 4028 containing:
- the betA gene encoding choline dehydrogenase; amino-acid sequence: MKFYDYIIVGGGSAGSVLANRLSANPKTSVLVLEAGLPDFRLDFRIHMPAALTYPLAGKTYNWWYESEPEPHMHNRRIYQPRGKVLGGSSCINGMIHIRGNAMDYEKWAREKGLENWDYARCLPYFKRFEYRLKGTDEYQGGAGPLYLTSPDCDNPLFDAFFQAVQEAGYPLTDVNGYQQEGFGKFDRTTYRGRRWNAARAYVHPVKNRRNLTVKCKATAHRILFEGTRAIGVEYERLGRMHRVNGGEIISCGGAINSPQLLQLSGIGNGSELRELGIPVVHDLPGVGENLQDHLELYVQYACTKPVSMFPALQWWNQPWIGLKWLFGQTGEAATNHFEAGGFVRGNDQVEYPNIQYHFLPIAIRYDGSSPNAGHGYQVHVGPMNTDVRGHVKIKSSDPKEYPSILFNYLSTEQERRDWVDAIRLTRKIMTQPAFDSLRGRELAPGEDVQTDEAILDFVAREGESAYHPSCTCKMGYDDMAVVDSELRVHGVQGLRVVDASIMPYVTNGNIYAPVMMIAEKAADLILGNTPLAPDTAPFYRHEKSTAKEKK
- the betB gene encoding betaine-aldehyde dehydrogenase, with amino-acid sequence MMEKMMHVDGRWTRAHSAATRDIINPFDQSVIATVSEGNREDARDAINAARRAFDQGPWPKTTGPERGRQLLRLADLIERDAEELARLETLNTGKTLEESRWDMADITGIFRYYAGLADKDAGEVIAAPVPDATSMVVREPVGVCGQISPWNYPLLQAAWKLAPALAAGCTVVMKPSEITPLTSIKVTELCAEAGFPEGVVNLVLGPGATVGAELAENPAVDLISFTGGIETGKTIMRAAATNVKKVALELGGKNPNIIFDDADFDTALDYILNGVFFHAGQICSAGARVLLQDGIHDRMVEALAERMSKIRVGDGMTDGTQMGPLISAAHRDKVESYIRIARKEGARLLLGGKRPADPALANGFFVEPTLFTDCANDMRIVQEEVFGPVITIERFSTEDEALVRANSTVYGLSAGFWTRDPDRIRRMSSGLRFGTVWVNDFNVYFTQAPWGGYKQSGLGRELGRQGLEEYTEVKHIFQNHNARPINWFGV
- a CDS encoding ABC transporter substrate-binding protein → MTIATLKKTIPVLVLLLALFIAPAQASRDDVRITSVGWTDVTVTSELAVAILQSLGYSSSNMMTSLPICYQALATNEADVFLGNWMPSMESVARPHFDSGNVIQLVPNMTGAKYTLAVPSYVAAGGLKDFKDIAKYGDKLEWKIYGIEEGNDGNDIIESMIDKNMFGLGKFELVASSESGMLAQVQSFMREKKWIVFLGWSPHSMNEKIDMTYLTGSTDDTFGPNDGTATVYTNVRKGLPQDMPNVTRFLQNYVVPVTMMNSIMVTMHEKPEMKARDAALDWVTAHPDMAATWLESVTTKEGKPGLPAFLKLLESRK
- the zupT gene encoding zinc transporter ZupT, with protein sequence MNEVWFALALTTFAGLATGIGSIIAFTAKLSSYRFLSVATGFSAGVMLYVSFVEIFFKGQEALVEHYGDPAGYWVNVASFFGGMLLIGLIDNFIPEETNPHEIPSETDADKLHGKVSTLLHIGEHSCGLAKTPAKPQPGHEKKLLRMGLFTALAIGIHNFPEGLATFLAALEDPSLGVAIAIAIALHNIPEGVSVSVPIYYATGKRRTAFFYSFLSGLAEPIGAGIAYLGILFFAGGPGGVLPAQLMGILFGGVAGIMVYISLDELLPTSRAYGEGHDSLFGLVGGMAVMALSLLLMR
- a CDS encoding hemolysin family protein is translated as MSGDFFLLVVVVFLALGLSFLCSVAEAVLLSITPSYIASLRERNPARAEVLKKLRLEKVDQSLAAILTLNTIAHTVGAIVAGAQALVVFGNAWIGLFSAVMTALILFLSEIVPKTIGAVYWQAFVGVTAHFVNMLITVLYPLVWLSNGLTKLISRGKKAHVFSREEFIAMAGIGEQSGHLEEHEFRIIRNIFRFGSVNITAVMTPRTVMTALQQDMTIADSLPFVTKTPFSRLPVYGADLDDITGVVLKDEVLICMSRGGCEGSLESLKRQILSVPDSLSLSDLLEFFLDQRQHLAIVLDEYGGTRGLVTLEDVVETLFGMEIVDEMDSVADMQALARQQWKKRAQSLGIFEQDEDVEPGKSIRS
- a CDS encoding ArsR/SmtB family transcription factor encodes the protein MERIAETLKALSDPTRLRIVSLLRHGELCVCDLTEALQTPQSKVSRHLAFLKNAGWVRARRSGKWVYYQILDSEPSLQASIAQALTMHIAKHPVCLEDDRRYFDYLATKSSRSCD
- a CDS encoding response regulator, encoding MNQGKTSVVLTIDDDQAVRESLANFLEDFGYEVLQAGDGQQGLEVFAANRPDLILVDLRMPRMDGLQVLARVQELSPQTPIMVISGAGDIRDVVEALRRGAWDYLVKPIQDMNILLHSVETCLERARLQRQNLEYQQSLEESLEKLHRTQKEMIQSAKMAALGDLVAGVAHEVNTPIGVSVTAASFLAERTRQLRELYGKGEMKRSDLEKYLALAEESSGSVLSNLERAAELVQSFKKVAADQSSEEKRVFEMKNYLEQILLSLRPQFKRTPHQVRMDCPDDLSLDSYPGAIMQIITNLIMNSLIHGFADGRPGEISIKVEQAGENVVLTYRDTGIGMDREQKERIYDPFYTTTRGSGGTGLGMNIVYNLVTQTLKGSIMLETSPGQGAVFYLTLPRDPDRVVDVSGNPS
- a CDS encoding response regulator — protein: MVQNTMAESTTKVLVLDDEPNIRESLAEYLMDCGFVTLTAESAEDALMLSELGSVAVAVVDIRLGGMDGLEFIKRLHTLHPAVRCLIHTGSTDFQLDNELRDIGLTDREVLFKPVLDMGIFETLILEKVAEGRS
- a CDS encoding ATP-binding protein: MATSSRILSTDVSGRLGRKLLFWILLGSTVFTLLGTAVQLTFDYRNDKEAMLAQLEQIRTSRLSSLTSALWHLDEAQVLVQLEGILEMRDIMYAEVITPEGIRYFRGKQAEEKNLYVQKFPLQYRALERIDLIGTLIVAADKSALQRRLRDKILVIGITQGVQIFLVAVLVVFIFYMLVTRHLRRMALYTSGLTIDRLQEPLSLDKTSSKPDEIDIVVRAFNDMRENLLRDIKHREKAEQKLKEAEGYIRNILDSMPSILISVDVDGRVTQWNQQAVLKTGVSAEEAMGRRVTDVCPNAPVSMDQVRAAVSSGLPVKIPKVPRKKEDMVEYMDVTVYPLTTNNVQGAVIRIDDATERVRLEEMLIQSEKMISVGGLAAGMAHEINNPLAGILQNGQVIRNRMSLELPANRKLAEELGTDMALIHGYFERRGCLRMMDSIMDSGLRAARIVENMLSFSRKNTLRMAEVDICGLLDRTLELAANDYDLKKQYDFRKIRIVREYEENLPLICCEESKIQQVFFNLIRNGAQAMGSQDRPPCFILRVMKAGKEVRIEIEDNGPGMSEELRKRVFEPFFTTKRVGEGTGLGLSVSYFLIVENHGGRIDVDSSPGKGSVFIIHLPLVPADQDADGAS